A window of Neosynechococcus sphagnicola sy1 genomic DNA:
GGGGAGAAGGGGAGCCGGTCAAAGTCCCTCTCCTTTTTTGGGAGAGGGACTTAGGGTGAGGGTCTAAGGCTTACGGGTGAAAGGACTGAATGTTTTCAGTAAAAAGTCATGAATAATCCAGGCTAGGCTCAAGGTCACAGGTGAAATTGTTAGTCTCTGGGTTGCTAGATGTTTAAAAGTTGCGCTGCGAGTATCACCGCGAAAAGCAGCAGCACTAAACTTGGCGATGGGATTCTGGAAACAGACCAAACACCAGAATAAAGGTTGTACGTTTAAAGCAACTTTCAACCTGGATGGTTCCACCGAGGCGCTCCACCAGCTTTTTTACGAGTGCTAACCCTAAGCCAGTGCCCCCATGTTTCCAGGGATCATTGTTAGGGACGCGGTAGAACTTGTCGAAGATGCGATCGCATTCTACCGCAGGAATTTCTACCCCGGAGTTACTGACGCGAATCTCTAGGGTATCTGGTCTGGGTGCAACCGCCACTGTGATCGTTTCCCCGGCAGGGGTATATTTGCAGGCATTGTGCAGGAGTTCGGTCAAAATACGTTCTAGATAAGGCAGATCGGTGGTGACATCAGGGAGATCCTCGGGGATTTGGATCACCAATTGTTGTTGTTGGTTGCGGGTGCGTTCGAGAAAGGTCTTTGCCAGGTGAGGAATATAGAGCTGGAGGGTAATCATCGAGAGATTCAGGGGTTCGGTTCCGGCATCGAGTCGTGCCAGATCCAGCAGGTCATTAATTAAATCAATCTCCCGTTTCCCTTCCTCACGCAGGATTCTAAAATAACGACTGATGGGAGCTGATTCGTCGGCAAGGATACCCAAGGGGTTTAAGGTCAGTTCCAACATTTGGGTGGCCATTTTAATGCTGGACATCGGCGATCGCAGTTCGTGGGAGACGGTACTGAGGAAGTCATCCTTCAGTTGACTCAGCCGCTCTAGTTCCCGCACCTGTGCTTGAGAGGCTTGATAGAGGTGGGATTGACGCAGGGCGATCGCCGTTTGCAGGCTAATCTGTTGCAGTAGGTTGATTTCCCAGTCCTGCCAGTTGCGGGGGCCACTATTTTGAAAAGTAGCGAGCAATCCCCAAAGCTTTTCATCCAGAAAAATGGGGGCGATCGCATAGGCTCTGGCTTGAAACTGCTCTAGCAGATCAATATGACACTGGGTGTGGCCGATCGTATAAATGTCGTTAACTTGAAAGGTTTCATTGTTCTGGTAGCGTCCACCCTGGGTTTCTTGCAAATAGGTGTCTTCCCAAACTTTTGGTATATCTGGTGACACCAACGGTACCCACCCTTCCCCCACAGACTCGGCTACAAAGGTACCACTCCAATCTGGGTGGAACTGGTAAATGGCAACCCGATCGGCCTGGAAGGTCTGCCGGGTTTCAGTCAGGACGGCAGTGAGAACTTCCTCCAGATCGAGGGAACGGTGGATATTTTGGATGATCAAACGTAGGAGTCGTTCCTGTTCAGTCTGTTGTTGCAAGATTTGGGTGCGCTCTTGCACCCGTTGTTCCAGTTCTTGATTGAGTTGTTGCAGAGCCATTTCTGCCCGTTGGCGTTCGGCGAGTTCTAATTGGGACTGCCGATAGAGACTGGCTTGTTGGATCGCGATCTGGATCGACAGCGCCAGTTGTTGTTGCAGATCCAGCTCTAAGGTTTCCCAATGCCGGGGTGAGCGACAGTGATGAGCAATTAATAAGCCCCACAAATGATCGTCTTGCAGGATTGGCACCATTAACTTTGCCCGTACCTGCATTTGCTTAAACAGCGTCTCTCGGCACGGATCTAGATTAGCGTTGAGAATATCTTCAATTGCGATAATTCCGCTCCGCTCAATGGGTAATCCCTGGTTTTCCACCAAACAGGTATCGGTGATCTGTATTCCCATGATCGAGGGCAGTCCTTCTGCCACTGATTCCGCAATAATGATGCCACTCCAATCCGGCTCAAATTTGTAGATGATCACCCGATCCGTATCCAGGAACTGTCGAACTTCGGTAACCGTGGTCTGGAGGATGTTCTCTAAATCTAAGGTTTGGCGAATATGTTGGGCAATGACCATCAGCAGTCGTTGGTACTCCGCTTGCTGATGGAGGGTAGCCTGGGCTTCCTTCAGGAGGGTGATATCCGTAGCCACGCCCAACGACCGCTGCGGCAACCCCTCGGCAGTGCGGCTGAAAATGCGATCGCGACTAAGTAACCAGCGATAGTTCCCATTCTTGTGCCGCATCCGGTACTCTGTTTCCACAAATTCGTTGTCTGGAACTGTCAAAAGATGCTGCTGATTTACCATCACTTGGGGCAGATCCTCGGGATGGATCAGCAGCGGGAAGAGAGCCTCTCCCATGGTCTGAATTTCCTCTGGAGAATACCCCAAAACCATTTCAATTTGTTGGTTTGAGTAGATATTGCGATGCTCAATCAGGTCATAAACATACAGAATCGCCAGGGTAGAACTGGCAATCTGCTCTGTAAACTGCTGCTGTTCCTTTAAGGCAATTTCAGTAGTTTTGCGATCGGTGATATCCCGAGACATGCAGAGAATCGACTCAATTGTTTGTTGATCGGATAACTCTGGGGCGATCACCATTTCAAACGACCTCATCCCCTCAAGTGTGGGCAATTCAAATTCGATGATTTGCCTTTGCCTAGTTGCGAGTAAGGCGGCGACGGCGGTTTCCCAGGTATTGACCATGGCTGTATTCAGACCTAAGTCACGGCAGGTTTTACCTAAAAAAGTCTCGGTTGGGATTCCAGTAATTTTGGTCAGGGCTGGACTGACGTATAGATGTCGGAGTTGGGTGTCGAACCGTTCAATAATATCGGGAGAGTTTTCTACCAGGTTTTGGTATTGCTGCTTCGATGCTTCCAAGGCGGCTGAGGCGGCTTTGCGATCGCTAATATCCTGGGACACCCCTACCAGGCGGTAGGGGTGTCCAGTCGCATCTACCACGGGGAAAGCCTGCTCCCCGATCCAACGAACACTGCCATCGGGGGACAGCAGCCGATACTCATGGCTAAAGCCAGTGAGACGTTGCTGCTGAATGACAGCAAGTACTTGAGGAAGATCTTCGGGGTGTATGGATTCGAGAAATGATCTGGGTTGTTTGTAAAGACTGGCACAACTGCGTCCCCAGACTTCTTCATACATTGGGCTAATGTAAAAGATTTCGGTGAAATTGATATCCGCCAACCAAAACACTTCACGAATGCTCGTAGCCATCTGCCGAAAGCGCTCTTCGCTCTCCCGCAGGGCGGCTTCAGCTAGCTTGAGATCAGTGAGTTCATGGACATTGACCACTACACCAGAAATAGTGCCGTCTGCTTCTAGATAGGGGGTATAGGTGGCTCTGACAAAGCGTCGTTGACCATCTGCGTAATCAAGCCATGCCTCGACAATTTGCCGGGGTTCTCCGGCAAGGCAGCGATCGAGGAAGGGTTTAGAAACGGTTTCAAAAAACTCCTGCCCCAGTAAATCGCTGACTGAATGACCAACGATTTGATCGTAGGATTTCTGACTCCAGGTTAAGTAAGTCTGGTTAATGACCTGGTAAATATAGTTGCGATCCAGGAGGGAGACACAATCAGGAGTGGCAGAAACAATCCGCTCATAACGACGCAGCATCGCCTCGGATTGCTGCCGTTCGAGTTCCGAGGTAGCCCGCACCGCAAAAATCGTCAGGACTTCTTGAATTAACTGGGCATTGGCGATCGCCTGCTGACTGATGACGCTAATTAAACCAATGACTTCACCGGAGGAACTGACTAAAGGAACACCAATATATGCTTCGGCTTCTAAATCCTGCAATGCACGATTTTCTGGGAAGCAATGCTGAAGGTTCTGCGGATAAATACAAAAGCCCTTCTGAATGACCTGTTCGCAGGGAGTGTCTGCTAAGGGATACTCAACTCCATCAAGCAGATGATCATGACTTAACCCGGCAATAATCTTAACGCAATTCCTTTCAGGTGCAATTAACTCCCCCACTGAAATCAAATCCATTCCCAATAAGCGACTGAGATATTGCACCAGGGAATGGAAGAATGCCTCCCCAATTTGAGCTGAAACACCCAGCGCAATATTCTGAATCAATTCTTCTCGCAGTTTGCGAACCTCTTCCTGTTCACTGACCTGACTCAACGTTTCTCCGGAAGTTAGTTGAATCGCGCTAGTCTTTGGGGTAGCTGTTCCCCTGGCGCTAGACTCATCTCCGGCGATCTGGAGCTGCTCCAAGTGATCTGCTAAGTGCTGACGGGATTGCCGCAACGCTGTCTGCTGAATGGCAATGCCCAGATGGACTGCCAACTGCTGCACATATTGCCCTTCCAGGGGCTGCCACACCCGTGGACGCCGGCAGTCGTGAACCAGCAACAAGCCCCATAAGACCCCCTGACTCAATAGGGGCACGACCAGATGGGCTTTGACCTCCAATCCTGCTAACCATTCGATATCCCATGGGGAAAGATCCTCTCCATGAATATCTGAGGCGGCTGTGATCGGTTTCTGACGATATTGATCGATCCAGGTTGGGTTCAGAGAGGGGGTAGGGATCGTTTGCCCTAAAAGGGGTGTCCACTCCCTCCCCACAGACTCAAATGCTACAACCGCATCCTGATGCGCCAGCAAGCGATAGATGAGGACACGATCGGCTTGTAGGAGTTCCCTGGCATCGGCGATCGCCCCCTGTAAAATATCCTCTAGTTCTCGATCTTGCTGGATCTGGAGGGCGATTTCCGAGATTTTCTCTAAAATTACTTCTAAAGAAAGAAGAGGAGGCATAGATTCGGCAGGCATCACCCTGCTCCTGACAGACTATTCAGTATCTCCCACCCAACTTAGTGTAGTATTCCCTACACATTTGATGATTTAGCAGCCGACCTTGCTCAGAAACCAGGGATCATAAAAGCAACACAATTCCGTTAGGAAGGACGCAGGCTGGCAACAACATGAGCAATGGCTTGCTTTAGAACTTACTAGGTGTGTGCTCCAATAGGATTCAAGTCTCCAAGTATAGCGGTTTCTCGTAACATGAAGTGTATCTAAGTGACACAGGAAAAGGATTTCAGCTTGTTACTTGTGTCACACCAGATCAGTAACTGCTATCAGTGGTCATCACAGAATGAGATGCACGCCATCACTGCCCTTGGCTCAACAACCGGGAATATTTTTGGCTCACTTTACTGAAAAATCGCTGCGATCGCAGTTGCAGGAGTCGCCAGGGTGTCAGCGGGGCAATTGCTTGGACATCAGCTGACCTGTGATCAAAAAAGTGGTTGATATCTGACAAAATGACGCCAAGGCGCTGCAAAATATTGGCACTGCGGTACTCCGCTATCAGTGACTCCGGTACGGTGGAGTCTGATGGCATTTGTAGCACCTTGAGGATGCGCTGTAGATCATAGGCTGCGGAGTATCCAGCAATTTTGTAGCAGTTAAAGCCGGGGTCCAGATAGTCAGAAAGACCGCCATTGACACTAGAGAATACCTGGCAGCCACAGGCCAAAGCTTCCATCGGTTGCAGACCAAAGCCTTCGCTCACCCCCTGAAGTGCCCAATATTCTGCGGAATCATAGAGATACACATGGGCGCGGTTAAACAGTGCCGCCAGATCGGGAACATGGCGATCGACAACGTAGACCTGACAGTGCTGTCGCAGCGCCGGAATCAGCACTTGCATCAGGTAAGTAGAAGATTTCCGTGCCTGCACCAGCACCTCAATATCCCGTTGCAGATGGCGGTTGTGAAATTCCTCTCCAATTTGGTTTGGCAGGTAGTAAAGCAACCCCTGGGGAGACCGTTGTCCCCAATAGCCCAGGGTATTGCGACTGACGGTGATAATGGGAACGCTAGCCGGGAGGTGGAACCCATAACCAGCACTGTGGGCGTGGTAGAGGACATTATAAGGCCGAAGCTGGGCGGCCAACTTGGCTACATCAAACCCCCAACTGATGACAAAAATTGCCTGGTCTAGGTGGGGCGATCGCAGCAGATCGGCCAAAAAGAGGGTGTCCGGTTCTCGCTGGCGGTAGGTGACCACCTCCGCCTCACAGATTTGCTGAGCCAGGTGCATGGTTTTGAGTTCAGCCCACAAGCCACCACAGGCAAACTTMCCCCCCCGTCCCAGGCACCAAGAAGTATAGTTTTCGCATCCCCACCGCTCCTCCATGCCTCCACTCGTGAACCCTCCCGTCGGGGAGAATGCCCACATTCTAGGGTAGACCTGAAGCTAACTCAGTAAGATCTCAGCAAAGTCAGAGGTTTACCGACCAAACGCCAGGATCTGTTCCGCCGTGAATTGGGGCTTTTCCAGGTGAGGAAGATGTCCACAGTCGGGTATCCAGACCAACTGACTTCCCGCGATCGCACCTTGAAACGACTGGGCAACCGCCGTGCCAAGAATTCGATCCGATTGCCCCCAAAGAATCAGGGTGGGGGTTTGCAACTGAGGCAGTCGGGGTTGCAGGGAAGGGTAGCCACCACTTTGGGTAAAGGAAATTAAGGCCTGCCGCCAACCAGGTTGTCCCAGGTGCAATGCTGAGCAGTGTTGGGCATCCTGGGAAGCCAAACTGGGATCATGGTAGGCCGATGCACTAATCCCTTGCCGCACCCTGGGATGACGCAGAAACTCAGTTGCTAAGTATCCCAAGGGGGGTACCAAGAACTTACCCAAGACCGGGCCAGGGGTAAAGCCGGCACTGTCTATCAGCACCAATTTGGCAACCGCTTGGGGATAGGAGAGGGCAAAGTCAATCGCCGCTGCCCCTCCCATGGAAGCACCAACAAGGGTCATCG
This region includes:
- a CDS encoding GAF domain-containing protein, whose translation is MPAESMPPLLSLEVILEKISEIALQIQQDRELEDILQGAIADARELLQADRVLIYRLLAHQDAVVAFESVGREWTPLLGQTIPTPSLNPTWIDQYRQKPITAASDIHGEDLSPWDIEWLAGLEVKAHLVVPLLSQGVLWGLLLVHDCRRPRVWQPLEGQYVQQLAVHLGIAIQQTALRQSRQHLADHLEQLQIAGDESSARGTATPKTSAIQLTSGETLSQVSEQEEVRKLREELIQNIALGVSAQIGEAFFHSLVQYLSRLLGMDLISVGELIAPERNCVKIIAGLSHDHLLDGVEYPLADTPCEQVIQKGFCIYPQNLQHCFPENRALQDLEAEAYIGVPLVSSSGEVIGLISVISQQAIANAQLIQEVLTIFAVRATSELERQQSEAMLRRYERIVSATPDCVSLLDRNYIYQVINQTYLTWSQKSYDQIVGHSVSDLLGQEFFETVSKPFLDRCLAGEPRQIVEAWLDYADGQRRFVRATYTPYLEADGTISGVVVNVHELTDLKLAEAALRESEERFRQMATSIREVFWLADINFTEIFYISPMYEEVWGRSCASLYKQPRSFLESIHPEDLPQVLAVIQQQRLTGFSHEYRLLSPDGSVRWIGEQAFPVVDATGHPYRLVGVSQDISDRKAASAALEASKQQYQNLVENSPDIIERFDTQLRHLYVSPALTKITGIPTETFLGKTCRDLGLNTAMVNTWETAVAALLATRQRQIIEFELPTLEGMRSFEMVIAPELSDQQTIESILCMSRDITDRKTTEIALKEQQQFTEQIASSTLAILYVYDLIEHRNIYSNQQIEMVLGYSPEEIQTMGEALFPLLIHPEDLPQVMVNQQHLLTVPDNEFVETEYRMRHKNGNYRWLLSRDRIFSRTAEGLPQRSLGVATDITLLKEAQATLHQQAEYQRLLMVIAQHIRQTLDLENILQTTVTEVRQFLDTDRVIIYKFEPDWSGIIIAESVAEGLPSIMGIQITDTCLVENQGLPIERSGIIAIEDILNANLDPCRETLFKQMQVRAKLMVPILQDDHLWGLLIAHHCRSPRHWETLELDLQQQLALSIQIAIQQASLYRQSQLELAERQRAEMALQQLNQELEQRVQERTQILQQQTEQERLLRLIIQNIHRSLDLEEVLTAVLTETRQTFQADRVAIYQFHPDWSGTFVAESVGEGWVPLVSPDIPKVWEDTYLQETQGGRYQNNETFQVNDIYTIGHTQCHIDLLEQFQARAYAIAPIFLDEKLWGLLATFQNSGPRNWQDWEINLLQQISLQTAIALRQSHLYQASQAQVRELERLSQLKDDFLSTVSHELRSPMSSIKMATQMLELTLNPLGILADESAPISRYFRILREEGKREIDLINDLLDLARLDAGTEPLNLSMITLQLYIPHLAKTFLERTRNQQQQLVIQIPEDLPDVTTDLPYLERILTELLHNACKYTPAGETITVAVAPRPDTLEIRVSNSGVEIPAVECDRIFDKFYRVPNNDPWKHGGTGLGLALVKKLVERLGGTIQVESCFKRTTFILVFGLFPESHRQV
- a CDS encoding glycosyltransferase, with amino-acid sequence MWAFSPTGGFTSGGMEERWGCENYTSWCLGRGGKFACGGLWAELKTMHLAQQICEAEVVTYRQREPDTLFLADLLRSPHLDQAIFVISWGFDVAKLAAQLRPYNVLYHAHSAGYGFHLPASVPIITVSRNTLGYWGQRSPQGLLYYLPNQIGEEFHNRHLQRDIEVLVQARKSSTYLMQVLIPALRQHCQVYVVDRHVPDLAALFNRAHVYLYDSAEYWALQGVSEGFGLQPMEALACGCQVFSSVNGGLSDYLDPGFNCYKIAGYSAAYDLQRILKVLQMPSDSTVPESLIAEYRSANILQRLGVILSDINHFFDHRSADVQAIAPLTPWRLLQLRSQRFFSKVSQKYSRLLSQGQ